One window of the Brevibacterium limosum genome contains the following:
- a CDS encoding MFS transporter, with amino-acid sequence MARAKLWTKDFIVGIGLNLSMSMVFYLLMTSMAGYAVARFSAGEAAAGFASSSFVVGAVVARVLTGKYLDFIGRRKLLIITMAVSVLASLAYIAAGDLTLLLTLRIVHGIAFGAGNTAIMTAIQSIIPASRRGEGTGYFGTATTLSTALGPYLGVVLPREFDFVMLFAASAFMSVLALICCLLIRLPVQEISDYQRRTKWHLKLGTLVDRDGLRIGSVMLLAGTAYAAALVFLAGYAAEHGVASAASLFFVAFAVASLFARLFVGRLQDTLGDNAVIFPVFIADIAGNVLLALWPTMTGIVLAGVLIGFGFGSLMPCMQSITVKSVPMNRVPVATASFFLLLDAGSGIGPVVLGFLYPFTGGNGMFLVCAGLVVVAIGVYVVVHGRRRGGRPGSEFLG; translated from the coding sequence GTGGCACGAGCGAAGCTGTGGACGAAGGACTTCATCGTCGGAATCGGGCTCAACCTCTCGATGTCGATGGTCTTCTACCTGCTCATGACATCGATGGCCGGGTACGCAGTGGCACGGTTCTCCGCCGGTGAGGCCGCTGCCGGCTTCGCTTCCTCGTCATTCGTCGTCGGTGCCGTCGTCGCCCGTGTGCTCACCGGGAAGTATCTCGACTTCATCGGTCGGCGCAAGCTGCTCATCATCACCATGGCGGTTTCCGTTCTCGCCTCCCTGGCCTATATCGCCGCAGGCGACCTCACCCTGCTGCTGACTCTGCGCATCGTCCACGGAATCGCCTTCGGTGCCGGGAACACGGCGATCATGACCGCCATCCAGAGCATCATCCCCGCTTCCCGACGGGGCGAGGGCACCGGATACTTCGGCACCGCGACGACCCTGTCGACCGCGCTCGGACCATATCTGGGAGTCGTCCTGCCCCGTGAGTTCGACTTCGTCATGCTCTTCGCGGCCTCGGCGTTCATGTCCGTCCTCGCTCTCATCTGCTGCCTCCTCATCCGACTGCCGGTTCAGGAGATCAGCGACTATCAGCGGCGGACGAAATGGCATCTCAAACTCGGCACGCTCGTCGACCGGGACGGGCTGCGGATCGGCTCGGTCATGCTCCTGGCCGGCACCGCGTATGCGGCAGCGCTCGTCTTCCTCGCCGGCTATGCAGCCGAACACGGCGTCGCCTCCGCTGCGTCCCTGTTCTTCGTCGCCTTCGCTGTGGCTTCCCTGTTCGCCCGCCTGTTCGTCGGCAGGCTGCAGGACACCCTCGGTGACAATGCGGTGATCTTCCCCGTCTTCATCGCCGATATCGCCGGCAATGTCCTGCTGGCATTGTGGCCGACGATGACGGGGATCGTCCTGGCCGGAGTGCTCATCGGCTTCGGGTTCGGCTCGCTGATGCCGTGCATGCAGTCCATCACCGTCAAATCCGTGCCGATGAACCGTGTCCCCGTCGCCACCGCATCGTTCTTCCTCCTCCTCGACGCAGGTTCCGGCATCGGCCCCGTCGTCCTCGGCTTCCTCTACCCGTTCACCGGCGGAAACGGAATGTTCCTGGTCTGCGCCGGACTCGTCGTGGTCGCCATCGGCGTGTACGTCGTGGTGCACGGACGTCGCCGCGGCGGTCGCCCCGGCAGCGAATTCCTCGGCTGA
- a CDS encoding DUF885 domain-containing protein: protein MTEKRTPTAVDAVAEDYVDDMLALSPSLALYLGLDGAQGFDDFSPAGLSALNDVTVRTLARLDEAADRPDLDEVDLVTIDAMRDRLGVDRDHFAAGIKHASLNVIESPLQQVRDAFDLMPTETAADWETISTTLAAVPGSLAGYQESLAMARDDGHVAARIQVEKVIEQARALAEPGSNFDRLVAGATDVPDTLRSDLDTHAEAARESAAGLADFLGEHLLPAAGEDEACGRDAYALHSRNFLGAEIDFDETYAWGLEELERIDAEQREVAAKIIPGADLFEVMDALNNDPDRTLRGTEALREWMQGVADEAIRELGKSHFDIPEPVRTIECMIAPSATGGIYYTGPTDDFSRPGRMWWSVPEGVTDFATWQEKTTVYHEGVPGHHLQIGQATCVSDTLNRWRRLMCWVSGHGEGWALYAEKLMADLGFLDDPGDYLGMLDSQRLRAARVVLDIGFHLRLEAPQSLDGGIWNRAKAWQFLTDNVAMDRSFLAFELDRYLGWPGQAPSYKIGQRLWEQYRDEAKAAAGADFDLKDFHTRALGLGSVGLDTLGRAMRRSQ from the coding sequence ATGACTGAGAAGAGAACCCCTACCGCCGTCGATGCGGTCGCTGAAGACTACGTCGATGATATGCTCGCCCTCTCCCCCTCTCTCGCCCTCTACCTCGGACTCGACGGTGCGCAGGGCTTCGACGATTTCTCACCGGCCGGACTCTCCGCGCTCAACGATGTCACCGTTCGGACTCTGGCCCGCCTCGATGAGGCCGCGGACCGCCCCGACCTCGACGAGGTCGACCTCGTGACCATCGATGCGATGCGTGATCGCCTCGGAGTCGACCGTGATCACTTCGCCGCCGGGATCAAGCACGCCAGCCTCAACGTCATCGAATCCCCGCTGCAGCAGGTCCGAGATGCCTTCGACCTCATGCCCACGGAGACTGCGGCTGATTGGGAGACGATCTCGACCACTCTGGCCGCTGTGCCCGGCTCGCTCGCCGGCTACCAGGAGTCCCTGGCGATGGCGCGCGACGACGGTCACGTCGCCGCCCGCATCCAGGTCGAGAAGGTCATCGAACAGGCCCGTGCCCTGGCCGAACCCGGAAGCAACTTCGATCGCCTCGTCGCCGGTGCGACCGACGTTCCCGACACCCTCCGCTCGGATCTCGACACCCACGCCGAGGCGGCTCGTGAGTCCGCAGCGGGACTGGCCGATTTCCTCGGCGAACACCTGCTGCCCGCAGCCGGAGAGGACGAAGCCTGCGGTCGCGACGCCTATGCTCTGCATTCCCGCAACTTCCTCGGCGCCGAGATCGACTTCGACGAAACGTATGCCTGGGGTCTCGAAGAACTCGAACGCATCGACGCCGAACAGCGCGAGGTCGCGGCGAAGATCATCCCCGGTGCCGACCTGTTCGAGGTCATGGACGCCCTGAACAACGACCCGGACCGCACTCTCAGGGGAACCGAGGCTCTGCGCGAATGGATGCAGGGTGTGGCCGATGAGGCGATCCGCGAACTCGGCAAGTCCCATTTCGACATTCCCGAACCCGTCCGCACGATCGAGTGCATGATCGCCCCCTCGGCCACCGGCGGCATCTACTACACCGGTCCGACCGATGACTTCTCCCGCCCCGGCCGCATGTGGTGGTCGGTGCCGGAAGGCGTCACGGATTTCGCGACCTGGCAGGAGAAGACGACCGTCTACCACGAGGGGGTGCCCGGCCACCATCTGCAGATCGGTCAGGCCACCTGTGTCTCCGACACTCTCAACCGCTGGCGACGACTCATGTGCTGGGTCTCCGGCCACGGTGAAGGCTGGGCGCTGTACGCCGAGAAGCTCATGGCCGATCTCGGCTTCCTCGACGATCCCGGCGATTATCTGGGCATGCTCGATTCGCAGCGGCTGCGTGCCGCCCGTGTCGTCCTCGACATCGGCTTCCACTTGCGCCTCGAGGCTCCGCAGAGTCTCGACGGCGGAATCTGGAACCGCGCGAAGGCCTGGCAGTTCCTCACCGACAATGTGGCCATGGACCGATCATTCCTGGCCTTCGAACTCGACCGCTACCTCGGCTGGCCCGGACAGGCACCGAGCTACAAGATCGGCCAGCGCCTGTGGGAGCAGTACCGGGACGAGGCGAAGGCGGCGGCAGGAGCCGATTTCGACCTCAAGGACTTCCACACCCGGGCGCTGGGCCTCGGCTCGGTCGGGCTCGACACTCTGGGCCGTGCGATGAGGCGCTCACAATGA
- a CDS encoding GntR family transcriptional regulator — MKSSESPQSETMRVTEALRNEIIEGHRRPGARLVERNLATELGVSRVPIREALKKLASEGLVTNRPNTWSTVREFSPSDIADLNEVRTVFDVLSFELAAQRHTREGLARLEATMLQGRELAEAGDVAGAHRCAAEFHAIVTELSGNELLGEIGALLDSRMRWQLSQHDDLAVVATEHAELFDAIARRDQTLAGSLAARHLGTSQEQHDKHSKRLAETGPEEAQADPAAAGPAAADSAVAD; from the coding sequence ATGAAATCCAGTGAGAGCCCCCAGTCTGAGACCATGCGGGTCACCGAGGCGCTGCGCAATGAAATCATCGAAGGTCATCGTCGACCGGGTGCACGGCTCGTCGAACGCAATCTCGCCACCGAGCTCGGAGTCTCCCGAGTGCCCATCCGCGAGGCGCTGAAGAAGCTGGCTTCGGAAGGTCTGGTGACGAACCGGCCGAACACCTGGTCGACGGTCAGGGAGTTCTCCCCCAGCGACATCGCCGACCTCAACGAGGTGCGCACGGTCTTCGATGTGCTCTCCTTCGAACTCGCCGCTCAACGCCATACCCGTGAAGGGCTGGCCCGTCTGGAGGCCACGATGCTCCAGGGCCGTGAGCTCGCCGAGGCCGGAGACGTCGCCGGGGCTCATCGCTGTGCCGCGGAATTCCATGCCATCGTCACAGAACTCTCGGGCAATGAGCTGCTCGGTGAGATCGGCGCCCTGTTGGATTCACGGATGCGATGGCAGCTGAGTCAGCATGATGATCTCGCGGTCGTCGCCACCGAGCATGCTGAGCTCTTCGATGCGATCGCCCGCCGGGATCAGACGCTGGCCGGTTCGCTGGCCGCCCGCCATCTGGGCACGAGTCAGGAGCAGCACGACAAGCATTCGAAGCGTCTGGCCGAAACCGGACCCGAGGAGGCTCAGGCCGATCCTGCCGCTGCCGGTCCTGCCGCTGCAGATTCGGCTGTCGCCGACTGA
- a CDS encoding aspartate/glutamate racemase family protein, with translation MRILVVNVNTTESMTEGIARVARQAASAGTEIIGLTPEFGAESCEGNVESHLAALGVMDAVLKYPGEFDAVIQAGYGEHGREGLQELLDVPVIDITEAGAALAMFLGRRYSVVTTLDRTLPLIEDRLLLAGLDSHCVSVRASGMAVLELEEDPQAAIEAITDQAAEAVDRDRAEVIVLGCGGMAELGATITRRCSVPVVDGVAAAVRLAESLVGLGLSTSKVRTYAPAREKKLSGWPLGQSATAESAAAGPAAAGSA, from the coding sequence GTGAGAATCCTCGTCGTCAACGTCAATACGACCGAGTCCATGACCGAGGGCATCGCCCGCGTGGCACGGCAGGCCGCCTCGGCGGGAACCGAGATCATCGGGCTGACCCCCGAATTCGGAGCCGAATCCTGCGAAGGCAACGTCGAAAGCCATCTCGCGGCGCTCGGCGTCATGGACGCCGTCCTGAAATATCCCGGCGAATTCGACGCCGTGATCCAAGCCGGGTACGGAGAGCACGGTCGCGAAGGCCTGCAGGAGCTGTTGGACGTGCCCGTCATCGACATCACCGAGGCGGGGGCGGCCCTGGCGATGTTCCTCGGCCGTCGCTATTCCGTCGTCACCACGCTTGACCGGACCCTCCCGCTCATCGAGGACCGGCTGCTGTTGGCCGGTCTCGACTCCCACTGCGTGTCCGTGCGGGCCTCGGGAATGGCCGTGCTCGAGCTTGAGGAGGATCCGCAGGCCGCGATCGAAGCGATCACCGATCAGGCCGCCGAGGCGGTCGACCGTGACCGTGCCGAGGTCATCGTGCTCGGCTGCGGTGGGATGGCCGAGCTCGGAGCGACGATCACGCGGCGCTGTTCTGTGCCCGTCGTCGACGGGGTCGCGGCGGCCGTGCGCTTGGCAGAATCACTCGTCGGACTGGGGCTGAGCACGTCGAAGGTGCGCACCTATGCGCCTGCCCGTGAGAAGAAGCTCAGCGGCTGGCCGCTCGGTCAGTCGGCGACAGCCGAATCTGCAGCGGCAGGACCGGCAGCGGCAGGATCGGCCTGA
- a CDS encoding NCS1 family nucleobase:cation symporter-1, with amino-acid sequence MRKTETAGAPVPTRLGPSPEQLAAHRISPRFYNADLAPARKEGRSWTAYSVFTLWANDVHSLGNYGFALGLFALGLGAWQILVALLVGAALLFFLLTLSGFMGYKTGVPYPVMSRISFGIHGAQLAASVRGIVAIAWFGIQTYLASSVLNVMLLTMFPGLQSWADAEFLGLSGLGWFSFTLLWVIQVIIVSYGMEMIRRYEAIAGPIILVTFLALAVWMLIRVDFSIAWSTDDALSGWEMWAHIFGGGALWVSIYGTFVLNFSDFTRAAKKRGSIVVGNFWGIPVNMLVFGLVVISLAGAQYRIDGTVITSPADIVQSIGSPVLLVLASLSLLLLTVAVNLMANFVAPTYALTNLFPRHLNFRSAAIISAVIGFVILPWNLYDSPVVIVYFLGGLGALLGPLFGVIMVDYWVVRRTKVNVPQLYTEAGDGEYFYHRGVNWRAIGAFIPASAISLVFALVPAFSGISEFSWFSGAAIAALIYFVIARRDFTFREVDGEEIAVPTHH; translated from the coding sequence ATGAGGAAGACCGAGACGGCGGGGGCGCCGGTGCCCACACGCCTGGGGCCCAGCCCCGAACAGCTGGCGGCCCATCGCATCAGTCCGCGCTTCTACAATGCGGACCTCGCCCCTGCCCGCAAGGAGGGCCGCAGCTGGACGGCCTACAGCGTCTTCACTCTGTGGGCCAACGATGTGCACTCTCTGGGCAACTACGGCTTCGCACTCGGACTCTTCGCCCTCGGCCTCGGAGCCTGGCAGATCCTGGTGGCGCTCCTCGTCGGTGCGGCTCTGCTGTTCTTCCTGCTCACCCTCTCCGGGTTCATGGGATACAAGACCGGAGTGCCCTATCCGGTGATGAGCCGGATCTCCTTCGGCATCCACGGGGCCCAGCTGGCCGCCTCGGTGCGGGGCATCGTCGCCATCGCCTGGTTCGGCATCCAGACCTACCTGGCCTCGAGCGTACTCAACGTCATGCTGCTGACGATGTTCCCCGGACTGCAGTCATGGGCCGATGCCGAATTCCTCGGACTCTCCGGGCTCGGCTGGTTCTCCTTCACCCTGCTGTGGGTCATCCAAGTCATCATCGTCAGCTACGGGATGGAGATGATCCGCCGCTACGAAGCCATCGCCGGACCGATCATCCTCGTGACATTCCTCGCCCTTGCCGTCTGGATGCTCATCCGCGTCGACTTCTCCATCGCGTGGTCGACCGACGACGCGCTCAGCGGCTGGGAGATGTGGGCGCACATCTTCGGCGGAGGCGCGCTGTGGGTGTCCATCTACGGCACCTTCGTCCTCAACTTCTCCGACTTCACGAGGGCCGCGAAGAAGCGCGGCTCGATCGTCGTCGGCAACTTCTGGGGCATCCCGGTGAATATGCTCGTCTTCGGACTCGTCGTCATCTCTCTGGCCGGCGCGCAGTACAGGATCGACGGCACCGTCATCACCTCACCGGCCGATATCGTCCAGTCCATCGGCAGTCCGGTCCTGCTCGTTCTCGCGTCGCTGTCGCTGCTCCTGCTCACCGTCGCGGTCAACCTCATGGCGAACTTCGTCGCCCCGACCTATGCGCTGACGAACCTGTTCCCGCGCCACCTGAACTTCCGCAGTGCCGCCATCATCTCGGCCGTCATCGGCTTCGTCATCCTGCCCTGGAATCTGTATGACTCACCGGTGGTCATCGTCTACTTCCTCGGCGGACTCGGTGCCCTGCTCGGACCCCTGTTCGGTGTGATCATGGTCGACTACTGGGTGGTGCGCAGAACGAAGGTCAACGTGCCCCAGCTCTACACCGAAGCCGGCGACGGTGAGTACTTCTACCACCGCGGAGTCAACTGGCGAGCCATCGGAGCCTTCATCCCCGCCTCGGCGATCTCACTGGTCTTCGCACTCGTGCCCGCGTTCTCCGGCATCTCCGAGTTCTCCTGGTTCTCCGGGGCCGCGATCGCCGCGCTCATCTACTTCGTCATCGCCCGCCGCGACTTCACCTTCCGTGAGGTCGACGGTGAGGAGATCGCCGTCCCGACCCACCACTGA